One segment of Spirosoma agri DNA contains the following:
- a CDS encoding alpha/beta hydrolase family protein: MNTRSICFILVLLLLTGRQLIAQTPGDGFINGDLLPNAPELAARGNYGVGVQTVKLVHAAQLDVLHGKAGQHPLYDRPLTVEIWYPALAVANRQPIVTYASTLGRANDPKRPLIPFTFLGRATRDAKPDLSGGAYPLVIVSHGYPGSRLLLTYLTENLASKGYVVVAIDHTESTYGDLAGFPSTLLNRALDDGFVLNEMARLSGKASTSFLAGLVNPDNTALVGYSMGGYGALNVAGAGYSPQALSLFGQMTGGSTALEARTQASPAYKSSLDPRVKAVIAFAPWGMERGVWDATGLAALKLPTLLVAGSKDDVSGYEKGIKAIYEGAINAERYLLTYVNARHNVAPNPPPLASMLPGVSADEYMHYAEPAWNEHRINNINQHFVTAFLGIHLKGIDYKKYLDLPGPEATEGWPGFKARMAVGLEMRHARP, from the coding sequence ATGAATACCCGCTCGATCTGTTTTATCCTTGTTCTACTGCTGCTAACGGGCAGACAATTAATCGCCCAGACACCTGGTGATGGGTTCATCAACGGGGATCTGCTCCCCAATGCCCCGGAACTGGCTGCGCGGGGCAACTACGGAGTGGGGGTGCAAACCGTTAAACTGGTACACGCTGCCCAGCTTGATGTGCTCCACGGAAAAGCTGGCCAGCACCCGCTTTACGACCGACCGTTGACGGTTGAAATCTGGTATCCGGCTCTTGCTGTAGCTAACAGACAACCTATCGTTACCTACGCATCCACGCTGGGCCGGGCCAACGATCCCAAACGACCGCTTATCCCCTTTACATTTCTGGGACGAGCTACCCGCGATGCCAAGCCTGACCTCAGTGGGGGCGCTTACCCACTAGTAATTGTCTCTCACGGCTACCCCGGTTCGCGTTTATTGCTAACCTACCTGACCGAAAACCTGGCCTCCAAAGGCTACGTGGTTGTGGCCATCGACCACACTGAGTCGACCTACGGCGATCTGGCGGGATTTCCCAGTACGTTACTGAATCGCGCCCTCGATGATGGATTTGTGCTCAACGAAATGGCCCGGCTATCGGGGAAAGCCAGTACGAGTTTTCTGGCGGGTCTGGTTAACCCCGACAACACAGCCTTGGTTGGCTATTCGATGGGAGGCTATGGCGCGCTTAACGTCGCCGGAGCGGGCTACAGCCCCCAGGCGCTGAGTCTGTTCGGACAGATGACCGGGGGCAGTACGGCTCTGGAAGCTCGCACGCAAGCCTCACCCGCTTATAAATCGTCGCTGGACCCTCGCGTCAAGGCCGTCATTGCGTTTGCGCCCTGGGGCATGGAGCGGGGCGTCTGGGACGCCACAGGACTAGCAGCCCTGAAACTGCCCACTCTGCTGGTGGCTGGCAGTAAAGATGATGTATCCGGGTACGAAAAAGGCATCAAAGCGATTTACGAAGGCGCCATCAACGCGGAGCGTTACCTGCTGACCTATGTCAATGCCCGCCATAATGTGGCCCCCAATCCGCCCCCTCTGGCCTCCATGCTACCCGGCGTATCAGCGGACGAATACATGCATTATGCCGAGCCGGCCTGGAACGAGCATCGGATCAATAATATTAATCAACACTTCGTGACGGCTTTTTTAGGCATTCACCTCAAGGGTATCGACTATAAAAAGTACTTGGATTTGCCGGGCCCCGAGGCCACTGAGGGTTGGCCCGGCTTCAAAGCCCGCATGGCTGTAGGGCTGGAAATGCGCCATGCCAGACCATAG
- a CDS encoding helix-turn-helix domain-containing protein translates to MFNLFTSLADFERDLICERTKADLAAARARGRVGGRPKGLSAEAQIKARAVKSMYALKTHTILEIGRLFHLSRATVYRYLAWLEAK, encoded by the coding sequence TACGTCACTAGCTGATTTTGAGCGCGATCTGATTTGTGAACGTACCAAAGCGGATTTGGCCGCAGCACGTGCCAGGGGACGAGTAGGCGGACGCCCGAAAGGACTCTCTGCCGAAGCCCAGATAAAAGCACGGGCTGTCAAGTCCATGTATGCTCTTAAAACCCATACGATTTTAGAGATTGGTCGATTGTTTCACCTAAGCCGAGCGACAGTTTACCGATACTTAGCTTGGCTAGAGGCAAAATAA